One Pseudomonas sp. AN-1 genomic region harbors:
- a CDS encoding sensor histidine kinase has protein sequence MAELPGSSLRGRLLRRLALLLALILAFGGLSSYWSARRAADTAYDRTLLASARAVADGLYSSDGKLRANVPYVALDTFAYDSAGRIYYQVLDPHGGLVSGYEALPAAGPKVKRTDDYPALARFYDGVYREQDVRVVSLLQPVSEAELEGMAEIRVAETRGARERMARELLVGTLWRMGLLALTALGLVWLAVSLALRPLEQLRQAVAARDSDDLQPLPEAGLPRELRPLVDALNQFNARLRGLFERQAQFIAEAAHELRTPLAALKARLELGRRSEDAAQWRQALDEAAGSTERLTQLANQLLSLARIESGARAIAEGGAQRLELGALARELGLALAPLAHGRGVALALEAEEAVWIDGEPTLLSELLCNLLDNALAHTPAGGNVILRVLAPAILEVEDDGPGIPPEEREKVFERFYRRSAGGTGAGLGLAIVGEICRAHRARISLEDGAAGGLRVRVEFAAVE, from the coding sequence ATGGCTGAGCTGCCGGGCAGCAGCCTGCGCGGCCGGCTGCTGCGCCGCCTGGCCCTGCTGCTGGCGCTGATCCTGGCGTTCGGCGGGCTGAGCAGCTACTGGAGTGCGCGCCGCGCGGCGGATACCGCCTACGACCGCACCCTGCTGGCCTCGGCGCGCGCGGTGGCCGACGGCCTGTACAGCAGCGACGGCAAGCTGCGCGCCAACGTGCCCTACGTGGCGCTGGACACCTTCGCCTACGACAGCGCCGGGCGCATCTACTACCAGGTGCTCGACCCGCACGGCGGCCTGGTCTCCGGCTACGAGGCGCTGCCGGCGGCGGGGCCGAAGGTGAAGCGCACCGACGACTACCCGGCGCTGGCGCGCTTCTACGACGGCGTCTACCGCGAGCAGGACGTGCGCGTGGTCAGCCTGCTGCAGCCGGTCAGCGAAGCGGAGCTGGAAGGCATGGCCGAGATCCGCGTGGCCGAGACCCGCGGCGCCCGCGAGCGCATGGCCCGCGAGCTGCTGGTCGGAACCCTGTGGCGCATGGGCCTGCTGGCGCTCACCGCCCTGGGGCTGGTGTGGCTGGCGGTCAGCCTGGCGCTGCGCCCGCTGGAGCAGCTGCGCCAGGCGGTGGCGGCGCGGGACAGCGACGACCTGCAGCCGCTGCCGGAGGCCGGCCTGCCGCGTGAGCTGCGCCCGCTGGTGGACGCCCTCAACCAGTTCAACGCGCGCCTGCGCGGGCTGTTCGAGCGCCAGGCGCAGTTCATCGCCGAGGCCGCCCACGAGCTGCGCACCCCACTGGCCGCGCTCAAGGCGCGCTTGGAGCTGGGCCGGCGCAGCGAGGATGCCGCGCAGTGGCGCCAGGCGCTCGACGAGGCCGCCGGCAGCACCGAGCGGCTGACCCAGCTGGCAAACCAGCTGCTGTCGCTGGCGCGCATCGAGAGCGGTGCGCGGGCCATCGCCGAGGGCGGCGCGCAGCGCCTGGAGCTGGGCGCGCTGGCCCGCGAGCTGGGCCTGGCGCTGGCGCCGCTGGCCCATGGCCGCGGCGTGGCGCTGGCGCTGGAGGCGGAGGAGGCGGTGTGGATCGACGGCGAGCCGACCCTGCTCAGCGAGCTGCTGTGCAACCTGCTGGACAACGCCCTGGCGCACACACCTGCGGGCGGCAACGTGATCCTGCGCGTGCTGGCACCGGCGATCCTCGAGGTGGAGGACGACGGTCCGGGCATTCCGCCGGAGGAGCGCGAGAAGGTGTTCGAGCGCTTCTACCGGCGCAGCGCCGGCGGCACGGGGGCGGGGCTGGGCCTGGCGATCGTCGGCGAGATCTGCCGCGCCCACCGCGCACGCATCAGTCTGGAGGACGGCGCGGCGGGCGGCTTGCGCGTGCGGGTGGAGTTCGCGGCGGTGGAGTAG
- a CDS encoding response regulator: MRILLVEDHPPLAASVAQALRGAGWTVDLLTDGVAADLALASEDYALAILDVGLPRLDGFQVLARLRERGKTLPVLMLTARGEVADRVHGLNLGADDYLAKPFELSELEARVKALLRRSVQGGEQQQRCGALVFDLGTRRFSLGAEVLSLTSREQAVLQALIARPGRVMSKEQLADQVFGLDEEASPDAIEIYIHRLRKKLEGRGVRIVTFRGLGYLLEACDG, from the coding sequence GTGCGAATCCTGCTGGTCGAAGACCATCCCCCGCTGGCCGCCAGCGTGGCCCAGGCGCTGCGTGGCGCCGGCTGGACCGTGGACCTGCTGACCGACGGCGTGGCCGCCGACCTGGCTTTGGCCAGCGAGGACTACGCGCTGGCCATCCTCGACGTCGGCCTGCCGCGCCTGGACGGCTTCCAGGTGCTGGCGCGCCTGCGCGAGCGTGGCAAGACCCTGCCGGTGCTGATGCTCACCGCCCGCGGCGAGGTGGCCGACCGCGTGCACGGCCTCAACCTCGGCGCCGACGACTACCTGGCCAAGCCCTTCGAGCTGTCCGAGCTGGAGGCGCGGGTCAAGGCGCTGCTGCGCCGCAGCGTGCAGGGCGGCGAGCAGCAGCAGCGCTGCGGCGCGCTGGTCTTCGACCTCGGCACCCGGCGCTTCAGCCTCGGCGCCGAAGTGCTCAGCCTGACCTCGCGCGAGCAGGCGGTGCTGCAGGCGCTGATCGCCCGCCCCGGGCGGGTGATGAGCAAGGAGCAGCTCGCCGACCAGGTGTTCGGCCTCGACGAGGAGGCCAGTCCCGACGCCATCGAGATCTACATCCACCGCCTGCGCAAGAAGCTGGAAGGCCGCGGCGTGCGCATCGTCACTTTCCGCGGCCTCGGCTACCTGCTGGAGGCCTGCGATGGCTGA